Proteins from one Pongo abelii isolate AG06213 chromosome 7, NHGRI_mPonAbe1-v2.0_pri, whole genome shotgun sequence genomic window:
- the VXN gene encoding vexin isoform 1 (isoform 1 is encoded by transcript variant 1), whose translation MHQIYSCSDENIEVFTTVIPSKVSSPARRRAKSSQHLLTKNILSLLLEFTGITKDPETPWTRAPSAKLPPWGSVGLEARAEEWANRASPARQVVIESDLYTHQPLELLPHRGDRRDPGDGRRFGRLQTARPPTAHPAKASARPVGISEPKTSNLCGNRAYGKSLIPPVPRISVKTSASASLEATAMGTEKGAVLMRGSRHLKKMTEEYPALPQGAEASLPLTGSASCGVPGILRKMWTRHKKKSEYVGATNSAFEAD comes from the exons ATGCATCAGATTTACAGCTGCAGTGACGAGAACATAGAAGTTTTCACCACCGTGATTCCTTCCAAGG TATCCAGTCCAGCCAGAAGAAGAGCCAAAAGCTCTCAACACCTCTTGACCAAGAAT ATTTTGTCGCTGCTCCTAGAATTCACTGGAATCACGAAGGATCCAGAAACTCCCTGGACGCGAGCTCCGTCTGCAAAGCTCCCGCCCTGGGGGTCTGTGGGTCTCGAGGCCCGAGCAGAGGAGTGGGCTAACCGCGCTTCCCCCGCCCGGCAGGTGGTGATCGAATCGGACCTGTACACGCACCAGCCCCTGGAGCTGCTGCCCCACCGCGGAGACCGCAGGGACCCTGGCGACGGCCGCAGGTTCGGGCGGCTCCAGACCGCGCGGCCGCCCACAGCCCACCCCGCCAAAGCCTCTGCCAGACCCG TGGGGATTTCTGAACCCAAAACATCAAATCTGTGTGGGAATCGAGCATATGGAAAATCTCTG ATTCCGCCAGTGCCCCGGATCTCAGTGAAAACTTCGGCCTCTGCCTCGTTGGAGGCGACAGCCATGGGCACAGAGAAGGGAGCTGTTCTGATGAGAGG ATCCAGACATCTCAAGAAGATGACTGAAGAGTATCCAGCCCTTCCCCAAGGAGCGGAAGCCTCTCTACCACTGACGGGCAGTGCTTCCTGTGGCGTCCCCGGCATCCTCCGGAAAATGTGGACAAGGCACAAGAAGAAGTCTGAATATGTGGGAGCCACCAACAGCGCCTTTGAGGCCGACTAA
- the VXN gene encoding vexin isoform X2 yields the protein MSSRDPPTSASQSVEITVSSPARRRAKSSQHLLTKNVVIESDLYTHQPLELLPHRGDRRDPGDGRRFGRLQTARPPTAHPAKASARPVGISEPKTSNLCGNRAYGKSLIPPVPRISVKTSASASLEATAMGTEKGAVLMRGSRHLKKMTEEYPALPQGAEASLPLTGSASCGVPGILRKMWTRHKKKSEYVGATNSAFEAD from the exons atgagctcaagggatcctcccacctcagcctcccaaagtgttgagattacag TATCCAGTCCAGCCAGAAGAAGAGCCAAAAGCTCTCAACACCTCTTGACCAAGAAT GTGGTGATCGAATCGGACCTGTACACGCACCAGCCCCTGGAGCTGCTGCCCCACCGCGGAGACCGCAGGGACCCTGGCGACGGCCGCAGGTTCGGGCGGCTCCAGACCGCGCGGCCGCCCACAGCCCACCCCGCCAAAGCCTCTGCCAGACCCG TGGGGATTTCTGAACCCAAAACATCAAATCTGTGTGGGAATCGAGCATATGGAAAATCTCTG ATTCCGCCAGTGCCCCGGATCTCAGTGAAAACTTCGGCCTCTGCCTCGTTGGAGGCGACAGCCATGGGCACAGAGAAGGGAGCTGTTCTGATGAGAGG ATCCAGACATCTCAAGAAGATGACTGAAGAGTATCCAGCCCTTCCCCAAGGAGCGGAAGCCTCTCTACCACTGACGGGCAGTGCTTCCTGTGGCGTCCCCGGCATCCTCCGGAAAATGTGGACAAGGCACAAGAAGAAGTCTGAATATGTGGGAGCCACCAACAGCGCCTTTGAGGCCGACTAA
- the VXN gene encoding vexin isoform 2 (isoform 2 is encoded by transcript variant 2) — MHQIYSCSDENIEVFTTVIPSKVSSPARRRAKSSQHLLTKNVVIESDLYTHQPLELLPHRGDRRDPGDGRRFGRLQTARPPTAHPAKASARPVGISEPKTSNLCGNRAYGKSLIPPVPRISVKTSASASLEATAMGTEKGAVLMRGSRHLKKMTEEYPALPQGAEASLPLTGSASCGVPGILRKMWTRHKKKSEYVGATNSAFEAD, encoded by the exons ATGCATCAGATTTACAGCTGCAGTGACGAGAACATAGAAGTTTTCACCACCGTGATTCCTTCCAAGG TATCCAGTCCAGCCAGAAGAAGAGCCAAAAGCTCTCAACACCTCTTGACCAAGAAT GTGGTGATCGAATCGGACCTGTACACGCACCAGCCCCTGGAGCTGCTGCCCCACCGCGGAGACCGCAGGGACCCTGGCGACGGCCGCAGGTTCGGGCGGCTCCAGACCGCGCGGCCGCCCACAGCCCACCCCGCCAAAGCCTCTGCCAGACCCG TGGGGATTTCTGAACCCAAAACATCAAATCTGTGTGGGAATCGAGCATATGGAAAATCTCTG ATTCCGCCAGTGCCCCGGATCTCAGTGAAAACTTCGGCCTCTGCCTCGTTGGAGGCGACAGCCATGGGCACAGAGAAGGGAGCTGTTCTGATGAGAGG ATCCAGACATCTCAAGAAGATGACTGAAGAGTATCCAGCCCTTCCCCAAGGAGCGGAAGCCTCTCTACCACTGACGGGCAGTGCTTCCTGTGGCGTCCCCGGCATCCTCCGGAAAATGTGGACAAGGCACAAGAAGAAGTCTGAATATGTGGGAGCCACCAACAGCGCCTTTGAGGCCGACTAA
- the VXN gene encoding vexin isoform X1 encodes MICCTAREAGVQWHNHIIAHCSLELMSSRDPPTSASQSVEITVSSPARRRAKSSQHLLTKNVVIESDLYTHQPLELLPHRGDRRDPGDGRRFGRLQTARPPTAHPAKASARPVGISEPKTSNLCGNRAYGKSLIPPVPRISVKTSASASLEATAMGTEKGAVLMRGSRHLKKMTEEYPALPQGAEASLPLTGSASCGVPGILRKMWTRHKKKSEYVGATNSAFEAD; translated from the exons gctggagtccagtggcacaatcatataatagctcactgcagcctcgaactcatgagctcaagggatcctcccacctcagcctcccaaagtgttgagattacag TATCCAGTCCAGCCAGAAGAAGAGCCAAAAGCTCTCAACACCTCTTGACCAAGAAT GTGGTGATCGAATCGGACCTGTACACGCACCAGCCCCTGGAGCTGCTGCCCCACCGCGGAGACCGCAGGGACCCTGGCGACGGCCGCAGGTTCGGGCGGCTCCAGACCGCGCGGCCGCCCACAGCCCACCCCGCCAAAGCCTCTGCCAGACCCG TGGGGATTTCTGAACCCAAAACATCAAATCTGTGTGGGAATCGAGCATATGGAAAATCTCTG ATTCCGCCAGTGCCCCGGATCTCAGTGAAAACTTCGGCCTCTGCCTCGTTGGAGGCGACAGCCATGGGCACAGAGAAGGGAGCTGTTCTGATGAGAGG ATCCAGACATCTCAAGAAGATGACTGAAGAGTATCCAGCCCTTCCCCAAGGAGCGGAAGCCTCTCTACCACTGACGGGCAGTGCTTCCTGTGGCGTCCCCGGCATCCTCCGGAAAATGTGGACAAGGCACAAGAAGAAGTCTGAATATGTGGGAGCCACCAACAGCGCCTTTGAGGCCGACTAA